A region from the Acidobacteriota bacterium genome encodes:
- a CDS encoding polymer-forming cytoskeletal protein: MDTYRTSEQNRTDVAHIGKSVVVKGELSGSEDLYVDGEVEGSIELRDHNLTVGPNGRIRANITAKEIVIHGRVDGNITGKDRVELRKSAVLAGDIVTQRILIEDGAYFKGGIDISKDQTAKREQQAGQATSTPVTPVTTPSSSPLPAAPASTTRG; the protein is encoded by the coding sequence GTGGACACGTATCGAACCAGCGAACAGAATCGTACCGACGTAGCGCACATCGGCAAATCCGTCGTGGTAAAGGGCGAACTTTCCGGCAGTGAAGATTTGTATGTCGACGGAGAAGTAGAGGGCAGCATCGAGCTGCGCGATCACAATCTCACCGTCGGCCCCAATGGGCGCATTCGCGCAAACATCACTGCGAAGGAAATTGTGATTCACGGTCGCGTCGACGGCAACATCACCGGCAAAGATCGTGTGGAGCTGAGAAAATCCGCTGTACTCGCGGGCGACATCGTCACGCAGCGTATCCTCATCGAGGATGGCGCATATTTCAAAGGTGGAATCGACATCAGCAAAGACCAGACTGCGAAGCGCGAACAACAGGCCGGACAGGCAACTTCCACTCCCGTGACTCCTGTAACTACGCCGTCTTCCTCACCACTTCCCGCAGCGCCGGCCTCCACAACGAGAGGATAG
- a CDS encoding SAM-dependent methyltransferase has protein sequence MANPFSRFFGGKSSADSQQPVQGTDAGFRRSSGLGELTRLLQGSEGLAILDLGPTSPANITHFTELGHRVYNEDVLLAAQNAEYKAKDANGNPTIDADHFFRENLLFRNVKFDAVLCWDIPDYLAEPLVKPMVERIASVLNPKGYLLAFFHTKDAGPDASYYRYHINGLDNLRLQRGPQFRLQRVFNNRHIENLFHDYASLKFFLARDNVREVLVVR, from the coding sequence GTGGCAAATCCTTTCTCGCGCTTCTTCGGAGGCAAGTCATCCGCCGACAGCCAACAACCGGTGCAGGGAACTGACGCCGGGTTCCGGCGTTCCAGCGGACTTGGCGAATTAACACGATTGCTCCAGGGCTCGGAAGGCCTGGCTATTCTCGATTTGGGACCAACCTCTCCGGCCAACATTACGCACTTCACGGAACTCGGACATCGCGTTTACAACGAGGATGTGTTACTCGCGGCGCAAAACGCCGAGTACAAAGCCAAAGACGCGAACGGCAATCCGACGATCGACGCGGACCATTTCTTTCGCGAGAACCTTCTCTTCAGGAACGTGAAGTTTGACGCTGTGCTTTGCTGGGACATTCCTGATTACCTCGCAGAACCGCTCGTGAAGCCAATGGTCGAACGCATCGCGTCAGTCTTAAATCCGAAAGGCTATCTGCTGGCGTTTTTTCACACCAAGGACGCAGGCCCGGACGCTTCTTACTACCGCTATCACATTAATGGGCTGGACAACTTGCGACTCCAACGTGGCCCTCAATTCCGGCTGCAGCGCGTGTTCAACAATCGCCACATTGAAAACCTCTTTCACGACTACGCTTCCCTCAAGTTCTTTCTGGCGCGCGACAACGTGCGCGAGGTCCTCGTGGTCCGCTGA
- a CDS encoding aminotransferase, whose protein sequence is MDPAVLKGTLAVHGGMPVRTQPMPEWPIFAQDEIAAVADVMRSGKVNYCTGEQGRLFEREFADACGTKHAVAVANGTVALELALRSVGIRPGDHVVTSSRSFFASASCIAMCGATPIFADVDRDTQNVTVDTIRTVLTPETRAILVVHLGGNPCEMDCIVQFAHERRLFLIEDCAQAQGATYRGRPVGSFADAAAFSFCQDKIISTLGEGGMMATNNPELYERASAFRNHGVHDASHDRSTNGNGFRWIHDSLGTNWRMTEAQAAVGRAQLQKSSSWLERRRALASILHKRIGQIPALRVPALRQHTEPAYYRFYAFVRPEQLARGWNRNTIVDTINDEGVSCYTGSCGEVYREKAFATARPPSRHPVAQELGETSLAFLVHPSLFETDVEDTCCAVEKVMACASLNEGNF, encoded by the coding sequence ATGGATCCAGCTGTTCTCAAAGGAACCTTGGCTGTTCACGGCGGCATGCCGGTGCGGACTCAGCCTATGCCTGAGTGGCCGATCTTTGCGCAGGACGAGATTGCCGCCGTTGCCGATGTGATGCGCAGTGGAAAAGTGAACTACTGCACCGGCGAGCAGGGAAGGCTGTTTGAGCGCGAATTTGCGGATGCTTGCGGAACGAAGCACGCTGTTGCAGTCGCTAACGGAACCGTTGCCCTCGAACTGGCGTTGCGTTCGGTTGGCATTCGACCTGGTGATCACGTCGTGACCAGCAGCCGCTCGTTCTTTGCCTCCGCGAGCTGCATCGCTATGTGCGGAGCGACTCCGATCTTTGCCGACGTCGATCGTGATACTCAGAACGTCACCGTCGACACGATTCGGACGGTGTTGACTCCAGAAACGCGGGCGATCCTTGTCGTTCATCTGGGCGGCAATCCATGTGAGATGGATTGCATCGTTCAATTCGCTCACGAGCGCAGGCTGTTCCTGATTGAGGACTGCGCACAAGCTCAAGGCGCAACTTACCGGGGCCGACCAGTAGGCTCATTTGCAGACGCGGCAGCTTTCTCCTTCTGCCAGGACAAGATCATCAGCACTCTGGGTGAAGGAGGAATGATGGCAACCAATAATCCTGAGCTGTATGAGAGAGCTTCGGCATTTCGCAATCATGGCGTGCATGACGCGAGCCATGATCGAAGCACGAACGGGAATGGCTTTCGCTGGATTCATGACTCACTGGGGACCAACTGGAGAATGACTGAAGCGCAGGCTGCGGTCGGACGCGCGCAGTTGCAGAAATCGAGCAGTTGGCTGGAGCGTCGTCGCGCCCTTGCTAGCATTCTTCACAAACGTATCGGACAAATTCCAGCTCTTCGCGTTCCCGCTCTCCGGCAGCATACAGAACCTGCTTACTATCGCTTCTACGCTTTTGTTCGCCCGGAACAGCTGGCGCGGGGCTGGAATCGGAATACGATCGTCGATACCATAAACGATGAGGGCGTGTCTTGTTACACCGGGAGCTGCGGCGAGGTTTACCGTGAAAAAGCATTTGCGACCGCGCGGCCGCCATCACGGCATCCTGTAGCACAAGAGCTTGGGGAGACCAGCCTCGCATTTCTTGTTCATCCAAGTCTCTTTGAAACGGACGTCGAAGATACCTGCTGCGCAGTCGAGAAAGTAATGGCATGCGCCAGCTTGAATGAAGGAAATTTCTGA
- a CDS encoding radical SAM protein, translating to MQRKEVFQAWGKILAGRKPALSIEITKECPLRCPGCYAYADGHVGEAGNLRDLTDYRADALVREVLKVVDEHRPLHLSIVGGDPLVRFRELTVLLPELRKRNIFVQIVTSAFRQIPAEWADDPKLAIVISIDGLQPEHDIRRRPATYARVLENIAGHRVIVHCTITSQMMRRAGYLEEFVQLWSSKEEVRKIWMSIFTPQIGEQSLEILSSSQRSSCIAEMRRLRTIYVKLDMDDSQIREFGNPPASPEECIFAQTTTTISADLKTQIAPCQLGGNPDCSQCGCVASMGLAAIGHHRVGLGVTAGQLFRISSKIGDKVRRVRSGGWSWRAA from the coding sequence ATGCAACGAAAAGAAGTTTTTCAGGCTTGGGGGAAAATACTCGCAGGACGCAAGCCTGCACTGTCTATTGAGATCACGAAGGAGTGTCCGCTCCGATGTCCGGGATGCTATGCCTACGCCGATGGCCATGTGGGAGAGGCGGGCAATTTGCGCGATCTGACGGATTATCGGGCGGACGCTTTGGTGCGTGAGGTGCTCAAGGTGGTCGATGAACATCGTCCATTACATTTGTCGATCGTCGGTGGAGATCCATTGGTGCGCTTTCGCGAGTTGACGGTTCTCCTGCCCGAGTTGCGTAAGCGCAACATCTTCGTTCAAATCGTTACCAGCGCCTTTCGCCAAATTCCTGCGGAATGGGCAGACGATCCCAAACTGGCAATCGTCATTTCCATCGACGGGCTGCAGCCGGAGCACGATATTCGCCGCCGGCCCGCGACCTATGCAAGAGTGCTGGAGAATATTGCCGGTCATCGCGTAATCGTGCATTGCACGATTACCTCGCAGATGATGCGGCGCGCCGGCTACCTGGAAGAATTTGTTCAGCTCTGGAGTTCGAAGGAAGAAGTGCGCAAGATCTGGATGAGCATCTTCACTCCGCAAATTGGCGAACAGTCGCTGGAGATACTTTCTTCATCTCAGCGCTCCTCGTGTATCGCTGAAATGCGGCGTCTGCGGACCATCTACGTGAAGCTCGATATGGACGATTCGCAAATCCGGGAGTTCGGAAATCCTCCGGCTTCGCCTGAAGAATGCATTTTCGCGCAAACCACCACGACGATCTCAGCCGACCTGAAGACCCAGATCGCACCTTGTCAGCTGGGCGGGAATCCCGACTGCTCGCAATGCGGCTGTGTAGCATCGATGGGGCTGGCGGCGATAGGACATCATCGCGTGGGCCTTGGGGTTACGGCGGGCCAATTGTTCCGGATATCATCCAAGATCGGCGATAAGGTTCGCCGCGTGCGCTCAGGCGGCTGGTCTTGGAGGGCTGCATAG
- a CDS encoding pyridoxamine 5'-phosphate oxidase family protein, whose protein sequence is MANDARGSIVLTADMRAVIRSAHLCFAATVTPEGLPNLSPKGTIRIWDDHRVFFLDIASPGTRANLAVHPWMELNVVDQLSRRGYRFFGHSTLHASGEIFERAVRIVVGDEKARYPVQSVVLLEVHRAAPLISPGYWHVADESAMRAQWRERRVALERDFEDHLKLQGVFRVDR, encoded by the coding sequence ATGGCAAACGATGCGCGTGGCTCCATAGTCCTCACTGCGGATATGCGGGCCGTGATCCGCTCGGCTCATCTGTGCTTTGCGGCCACTGTTACTCCTGAAGGACTGCCAAACCTTTCCCCAAAAGGAACCATTCGGATTTGGGACGACCACCGCGTGTTTTTTCTCGATATCGCTTCCCCGGGCACGCGGGCGAATCTCGCAGTCCATCCGTGGATGGAGTTGAATGTAGTCGACCAGCTGTCGCGGCGAGGATATCGCTTTTTTGGTCATTCGACGCTGCATGCAAGCGGCGAAATCTTTGAGAGGGCAGTGCGGATCGTGGTCGGCGACGAGAAGGCACGATACCCCGTCCAGTCGGTCGTGCTCCTCGAGGTGCACCGGGCAGCGCCACTGATATCGCCCGGCTATTGGCACGTCGCAGACGAGAGCGCCATGCGTGCCCAGTGGCGCGAACGTCGTGTTGCCTTGGAGCGCGACTTCGAGGATCACCTCAAACTGCAAGGAGTTTTTCGCGTGGATCGGTGA
- a CDS encoding 6-phosphofructokinase: MRIGILTGGGDCPGLNAVIRAVVRKGIFHHNDEFIGFLEGWRGVMEDHTTKLTLDSIAGILPRGGTILRTSRTNPAKKEGGMQLCLETLKRHNIEALVVLGGDDTQSVTYKLQEMGFKVVGVPKTIDNDLSGTDFCFGFDTAVNISTEAIDRVHTTAEAHNRVIVVEVMGRDSGWIAIYSGIAGGADVILIPERPFDLNEVAETIAQRHARGRYFSVVVVAEGARLAAGIDEQIVAEKGKKDEFGHVRLGGIGTILAQELEKRTGFEARAVVLGHIQRGGSPTAFDRMLATRYGIGAIDAVHRHDFGKMVALRGTDIVTIPLKEALSRTRTVGQDLIDVAAGLREPANKAV, encoded by the coding sequence ATGAGAATTGGCATCCTCACTGGAGGGGGCGATTGCCCCGGTCTAAACGCAGTCATTCGTGCGGTTGTTCGCAAGGGCATCTTTCATCATAACGACGAATTCATCGGTTTCCTTGAAGGCTGGCGCGGCGTGATGGAAGATCACACGACCAAGCTCACGCTCGACAGCATCGCCGGTATCTTGCCGCGCGGTGGAACCATCCTGCGCACGTCGCGCACCAATCCCGCCAAGAAGGAAGGCGGCATGCAGCTCTGCCTCGAGACGCTGAAGCGCCATAATATCGAAGCGCTGGTCGTGCTGGGCGGAGACGACACGCAATCGGTCACGTACAAGCTTCAGGAGATGGGATTCAAAGTCGTCGGTGTTCCCAAGACGATCGACAACGACCTCAGCGGCACCGACTTCTGCTTCGGATTCGACACCGCCGTGAACATCTCCACCGAAGCCATCGACCGCGTACACACGACGGCCGAGGCGCACAACCGCGTAATCGTCGTCGAAGTGATGGGACGCGACTCCGGCTGGATCGCTATCTACAGCGGCATCGCCGGCGGCGCCGATGTGATTCTCATTCCCGAGCGCCCATTCGACTTGAACGAGGTTGCCGAGACCATTGCCCAGCGCCACGCTCGCGGACGCTACTTCAGCGTGGTTGTCGTCGCAGAAGGAGCCCGCCTGGCGGCAGGCATCGACGAGCAGATCGTTGCCGAAAAGGGAAAGAAGGACGAGTTCGGACACGTTCGCCTGGGCGGCATCGGCACCATCCTCGCGCAGGAACTGGAGAAGCGCACCGGCTTTGAAGCGCGGGCTGTCGTTCTCGGACACATCCAGCGCGGCGGATCGCCCACCGCGTTCGATCGCATGCTGGCGACCCGTTACGGCATCGGCGCCATCGACGCCGTCCATCGCCACGACTTCGGCAAGATGGTCGCTTTGCGCGGCACGGACATCGTCACGATTCCGTTAAAGGAAGCGCTCTCACGCACACGCACCGTCGGACAAGACCTGATCGATGTCGCGGCAGGTTTGAGAGAACCCGCCAACAAGGCGGTGTAG
- a CDS encoding septation ring formation regulator EzrA, which produces MEKVRAIVETVAAKLYQSRRRGATVVLCLLAMWVAYHVVFGANGTMVYAHKREEHRALTKEIQELKQENQQLAHHVDALKNDPGTIEKEAREQLRYARPGEVIYTVPRAARRASTFTAEKR; this is translated from the coding sequence ATGGAAAAAGTTCGAGCAATCGTTGAGACAGTTGCGGCAAAGCTTTATCAATCGCGCCGCAGGGGCGCCACGGTCGTCCTATGCCTGCTCGCAATGTGGGTGGCCTACCACGTAGTTTTCGGAGCGAATGGGACGATGGTCTACGCCCACAAGCGCGAAGAGCATCGCGCGCTTACGAAAGAGATCCAGGAACTCAAACAGGAAAACCAACAGCTCGCGCACCATGTTGATGCGCTGAAGAACGATCCCGGAACAATCGAAAAGGAAGCCCGCGAGCAGCTGCGATATGCGCGTCCCGGAGAAGTTATCTACACGGTTCCCCGGGCTGCGCGCAGAGCATCCACCTTTACCGCCGAGAAGCGATAA
- a CDS encoding divalent-cation tolerance protein CutA: MSDEKLVISTAGSKEEASHIAISLVEAQLAACVNIVGPIESIYRWQGKIESAPEFLLLVKTVASQSAAVITRIRELHSYDLPEAIEIRIDGGSADYLKWIADSVR; the protein is encoded by the coding sequence ATGTCTGACGAGAAGCTGGTGATCAGCACGGCTGGATCGAAAGAGGAGGCCTCGCATATTGCGATTTCACTCGTGGAGGCTCAGTTAGCAGCGTGCGTGAACATTGTTGGACCCATTGAGTCGATTTATCGTTGGCAAGGGAAGATCGAAAGCGCACCGGAGTTCCTGTTGCTGGTGAAGACAGTGGCGTCCCAATCGGCTGCGGTGATCACACGGATTCGAGAGTTGCACTCCTATGATTTGCCTGAAGCAATCGAGATCAGAATTGATGGCGGAAGCGCAGATTATCTGAAGTGGATTGCCGATTCGGTTCGGTAA
- a CDS encoding DNA-3-methyladenine glycosylase 2 family protein, whose translation MQYHEPTFHALVRSIVFQQLHGKAARTIFDRLVNKAGGEITPDSILKLRPNQMRAVGLSRQKLTYIRDLARKTRDGIVEFERFPHMRDDEIVAELTEVKGIGTWTAHMFLMFALRRPNILPTGDYGVRAAMRKAYGMKVMPKPRTMERLAKGWHPYCSVASWYMWRSLDVQL comes from the coding sequence ATGCAGTATCACGAACCCACATTTCACGCGCTCGTCCGTTCGATCGTGTTTCAACAGCTTCATGGCAAAGCAGCGCGAACGATCTTCGATCGGCTGGTAAACAAAGCTGGAGGGGAGATCACTCCCGATTCGATACTGAAGCTCCGTCCCAATCAAATGCGAGCAGTTGGGCTGTCAAGGCAGAAGCTAACCTACATTCGCGACCTGGCGCGAAAGACGCGCGATGGTATCGTGGAATTCGAGCGCTTTCCACACATGAGGGACGATGAGATCGTCGCAGAACTCACTGAGGTCAAGGGCATCGGCACCTGGACGGCGCACATGTTTCTGATGTTTGCTCTGCGCCGGCCGAACATCCTTCCCACAGGAGATTATGGAGTCCGAGCCGCGATGCGTAAGGCTTACGGAATGAAAGTAATGCCAAAGCCGCGAACGATGGAGCGCTTGGCAAAGGGCTGGCATCCGTACTGCTCGGTCGCAAGCTGGTATATGTGGCGCTCTCTGGATGTGCAGTTGTGA
- a CDS encoding TetR family transcriptional regulator translates to MKTRRPARTPGRPRAFDPDRALDRALEVFWRKGYEGASLSDLTSAMRINRPSLYAAFGDKQTLFRRALDRYAEGPASHALDALNEPTARAAVERLLYTSVDAMTDAHNPRGCLLVQGALACGDEARTVKRELLTRREAGEEALCQRLKRAKSGGDLPLDSDPVALARYVTTVIHGMAVQAAGGVGRAELRKTVEIALRAWPN, encoded by the coding sequence ATGAAAACCAGGCGACCGGCCAGGACCCCGGGAAGGCCTCGCGCTTTCGATCCCGACCGGGCATTGGATCGCGCGCTCGAGGTTTTCTGGCGCAAAGGTTATGAAGGAGCTTCGCTCTCCGATCTGACCAGCGCGATGCGAATCAACCGTCCCAGCCTCTATGCAGCGTTCGGCGATAAGCAAACACTGTTTCGCCGCGCCCTCGACCGCTATGCCGAAGGTCCTGCCTCACATGCCCTAGACGCGCTGAACGAGCCTACAGCGCGTGCCGCCGTGGAACGTCTGCTCTATACCAGCGTCGACGCGATGACCGATGCGCACAATCCACGCGGATGCCTGCTGGTACAGGGAGCACTCGCATGCGGAGATGAGGCGAGAACGGTAAAGCGCGAGCTGCTTACAAGACGCGAAGCGGGAGAAGAAGCGCTCTGCCAACGCCTCAAGCGCGCAAAATCGGGAGGCGATTTACCGCTGGATTCAGACCCCGTCGCGCTCGCCCGTTATGTCACTACGGTCATCCACGGAATGGCAGTTCAAGCGGCGGGCGGCGTCGGCCGCGCCGAGTTGCGAAAAACTGTGGAGATTGCGCTGCGAGCATGGCCCAATTAG
- a CDS encoding oxidoreductase — protein sequence MSARLAGKVAVVTGASKGIGASIAKYFAAEGASVIVNYASSKEGADRVVKEITGKGGNAVAVQADVSKEKDIERLFAETKKAFGRLDILVNNAGVYEFSPLEGVTEGHFHKLFDLNVLGLVLTSKEAAKYFGAEGGSIINVSSAVSTFAPPNTAVYTGTKGAVDAVTRTLAKELGPRKIRVNAINPGMVETEGVISAGFNEGDFRKQLESLTPLGRIGQVEDIAPAAVFFASKDSSWITGETLVIAGGLR from the coding sequence ATGTCAGCAAGACTAGCAGGAAAGGTTGCAGTCGTTACGGGAGCATCGAAGGGAATTGGCGCTTCGATCGCGAAATACTTCGCGGCGGAGGGTGCTTCGGTAATCGTTAATTACGCGTCGAGCAAAGAAGGCGCGGATCGCGTCGTGAAGGAGATCACGGGCAAAGGCGGAAACGCCGTTGCGGTTCAGGCAGATGTATCCAAGGAAAAGGACATCGAGCGGCTTTTTGCCGAGACAAAGAAGGCCTTTGGCAGGCTCGACATCCTGGTTAACAATGCGGGCGTGTACGAATTCTCGCCGCTGGAGGGAGTTACTGAGGGCCACTTCCACAAACTATTTGATCTAAATGTCCTTGGGCTGGTGCTCACCTCGAAGGAAGCCGCGAAGTACTTCGGAGCGGAAGGTGGCAGCATCATTAACGTCAGCTCTGCCGTAAGCACCTTCGCTCCTCCGAATACTGCGGTTTATACCGGCACCAAAGGCGCAGTGGATGCCGTCACAAGGACCTTGGCTAAGGAGTTGGGTCCGCGCAAGATTCGTGTGAATGCGATCAATCCTGGCATGGTCGAAACCGAAGGAGTGATCTCAGCTGGTTTCAATGAAGGCGATTTCCGCAAACAGCTTGAGTCGCTAACGCCCCTGGGACGGATCGGTCAGGTGGAAGACATCGCTCCCGCAGCTGTTTTTTTTGCTTCCAAGGATTCTTCTTGGATTACCGGTGAGACCCTGGTAATCGCAGGCGGCCTGCGGTGA
- a CDS encoding orotidine-5'-phosphate decarboxylase has translation MASAKERLIVALDIPTALDAQEIVYELGDLVAFYKIGLQLFTAEGPRIVSELVNSGRKVFLDLKLHDIPNTVAAAVKAASELGVHMLTVHAAGGSRMLTAAVAAAKNEPSAPIILAVTVLTSFSQTDLQESGVHTGINHQVRHLATLAKAAGCGGIVTSPHEAQALRSALGGEMAIVTPGIRPHESDASDQSRISTPAAAIRAGVSHLVVGRPILAAANRLHAAKAILDEIAGALPTADAEMAGRTPA, from the coding sequence GTGGCCTCCGCAAAAGAGCGCCTGATCGTGGCGCTGGATATCCCAACCGCACTCGACGCCCAAGAGATAGTCTACGAACTGGGTGATTTAGTGGCGTTCTATAAGATCGGCCTGCAATTGTTCACCGCGGAGGGACCGAGGATCGTTTCTGAGCTTGTGAACTCCGGACGGAAGGTCTTTCTCGACCTCAAGCTGCACGACATCCCGAATACCGTTGCGGCAGCCGTAAAAGCAGCCTCAGAACTTGGGGTTCATATGCTCACAGTACATGCTGCCGGCGGAAGCAGGATGCTGACAGCGGCCGTAGCCGCAGCTAAGAATGAACCTTCGGCACCCATAATCCTCGCCGTCACCGTGCTGACTAGCTTCTCGCAGACCGATCTGCAGGAATCCGGTGTTCACACAGGCATCAACCATCAGGTCCGACATCTGGCGACACTGGCAAAAGCTGCCGGTTGCGGTGGGATAGTCACTTCCCCACACGAGGCCCAGGCATTGCGTTCAGCGCTGGGTGGCGAAATGGCAATCGTAACGCCGGGAATCCGTCCCCACGAATCCGATGCCAGTGATCAGTCGCGCATATCGACGCCTGCTGCTGCTATTCGAGCCGGAGTTTCGCACCTCGTAGTCGGCCGCCCGATTCTCGCTGCGGCTAACCGGCTGCACGCCGCAAAAGCGATATTGGATGAGATTGCGGGAGCATTGCCAACTGCAGACGCAGAAATGGCCGGCAGAACGCCGGCCTGA
- the thiD gene encoding bifunctional hydroxymethylpyrimidine kinase/phosphomethylpyrimidine kinase, translating into MPKESPKVVLAIAGFDPSSGAGITADLKTIAAHGLYGVSCSTALTVQTTQGVQRSENVPPKLVRDTLEALIHDTPPAAVKIGMLGSGKVAGEIARFLKANLLQNVVLDTVLRSSSGAELLDKAGFQILREELLTIVDLITPNLQEASALTGLAVRDEAEMERACQELMKLGANNVVVKGGHLAQPVDLLATRSSDGKPIFQRFQNEKVKTRNTHGTGCAYSTAIACNLAIGRSLNGEDGAVLHARNYVASALREAYDVGRGTGPINHFPISTRRV; encoded by the coding sequence ATGCCGAAAGAATCTCCGAAGGTCGTTTTGGCCATAGCCGGTTTTGATCCGTCCTCAGGGGCCGGAATCACGGCGGACCTCAAGACAATCGCAGCTCATGGCCTATACGGTGTCTCGTGCAGCACGGCATTGACGGTACAAACGACGCAGGGTGTGCAGCGTTCGGAGAACGTACCCCCGAAACTCGTCCGTGACACTCTGGAAGCCCTCATTCACGACACTCCACCTGCAGCAGTAAAGATCGGAATGCTCGGCTCAGGCAAAGTTGCCGGTGAAATTGCCAGGTTCCTGAAGGCGAATCTACTGCAGAACGTAGTTCTGGATACTGTCCTACGGTCGTCCTCGGGAGCTGAATTGCTCGACAAGGCTGGATTTCAGATTCTTCGAGAAGAACTTCTGACAATCGTGGACCTCATCACACCCAATCTTCAGGAAGCCTCGGCGCTAACCGGTCTGGCGGTCCGAGATGAGGCGGAGATGGAGCGAGCTTGTCAGGAGCTCATGAAATTGGGGGCCAACAACGTGGTTGTGAAGGGAGGTCATCTGGCCCAACCAGTCGATCTTCTAGCCACAAGGTCTTCTGACGGAAAGCCGATCTTCCAGCGCTTTCAGAACGAGAAAGTTAAAACCAGGAATACACACGGAACGGGCTGCGCCTACTCCACGGCCATAGCCTGCAATCTCGCGATTGGGAGATCTTTAAACGGTGAAGACGGCGCAGTGCTGCACGCCCGAAACTACGTAGCGTCGGCCTTGCGCGAAGCTTACGACGTCGGGAGGGGAACCGGCCCCATCAATCATTTTCCCATCTCAACGCGAAGGGTCTGA